The following are encoded together in the Mycteria americana isolate JAX WOST 10 ecotype Jacksonville Zoo and Gardens chromosome 2, USCA_MyAme_1.0, whole genome shotgun sequence genome:
- the GHRHR gene encoding LOW QUALITY PROTEIN: growth hormone-releasing hormone receptor (The sequence of the model RefSeq protein was modified relative to this genomic sequence to represent the inferred CDS: substituted 1 base at 1 genomic stop codon): MNSSALYHCALYALSLAALVAGNVHPECDFMTELKKKEAECLEDSEEHGNATPPGCKRTWDKLLCWPEADAGETLALPCPNILFHFMKEPAGIVKRNCTKKGWSDPFPPYYIACPVEDEIPLEEQSYFSTMKIIYTVGYSVSITSLIIAVTVLIAFRRLRCPRNYIHVQLFFTFILKAIAIFIKDAVLFQEEDIDHCSFSTTECKISVVFCHYFMMTNFMWLLVEALYLNCLLLSSLSHGRRYFWWLVLFGWGFPTLFTLIWILAKFYFEDTACWDINQGSPYWWLIKGPIIISVGVNFVLFINIIRILLKKLDPRQINFNNSSQYRRLSRSTLLLIPLFGTHYIVFNFLPEYTSLGVRLYLELCIGSFQGFIVAVLYCFLNQEATPKQYLTTKXHSPFISRYKRKLAGGGMVRDMDLCQCGGGQDGLCRLVLE, encoded by the exons ATGAACTCTAGTGCTTTATACCACTGTGCTCTGTACGCCCTGAGTCTGGCAGCGCTT GTTGCTGGGAATGTCCACCCAGAATGTGATTTTAtgacagagctgaagaaaaaggaggcTGAATGTCTGGAGGACTCAGAAGAGCATGGGAATGCAACACCACCAG GTTGCAAAAGAACTTGGGACAAATTACTGTGCTGGCCAGAGGCTGATGCTGGAGAGACTCTTGCCTTACCGTGCCCAAACATCCTCTTTCACTTCATGAAGGAGCCAG ctgggatagtaAAAAGGAACTGCACAAAGAAAGGCTGGTCTGACCCATTCCCTCCCTACTATATTGCTTGTCCAGTAGAAGATGAGATTCCACTTGAAGAA CAATCCTACTTTTCTACTATGAAGATCATCTACACTGTAGGATACAGTGTATCTATCACCTCACTCATTATTGCCGTGACAGTTCTTATTGCATTCAG gaGGCTTCGCTGTCCCAGAAATTATATCCATGTACAGCTCTTCTTTACTTTTATCTTAAAAGCTATTGCCATTTTCATTAAGGATGCTGTCCTTTTCCAAGAGGAAGACATTGATCATTGCAGCTTCTCTACA ACTGAATGCAAGATCTCAGTTGTTTTCTGTCACTACTTCATGATGACAAATTTCATGTGGCTGCTAGTAGAGGCTCTTTACCTAAACTGTCTACTactgtcatctctttctcatggAAGAAGATATTTTTGGTGGCTTGTCCTCTTTGGCTGGG GTTTTCCAACGCTTTTCACACTTATATGGATATTAGCAAAATTCTACTTTGAAGACACAGC ATGCTGGGATATTAATCAAGGCTCTCCATACTGGTGGCTAATCAAAGGACCTATTATAATTTCTGTTGGG GTCAATTTTGTCCTATTCATCAACATCATcagaattttgctgaaaaaacTAGACCCTAGACAAATCAACTTCAATAACTCTTCTCAGTACAG ACGTCTCTCAAGGTCAACTCTGCTTCTAATTCCATTATTTGGAACCCATTATATTGTCTTTAACTTTCTTCCGGAATATACCAGCCTGGGGGTTCGACTTTACTTAGAGCTCTGCATTGGATCTTTTCAG GGTTTTATTGTAGCAGTTCTCTACTGTTTCCTGAACCAAGAGG CTACTCCCAAGCAGTATTTAACCACTAAATAGCATTCTCCTTTCATTTCAAGGTACAAACGGAAATTGGCCGGAGGTGGCATGGTAAGAGATATGGACTTATGCCAGTGTGGAGGAGGACAAGATGGACTGTGCCGTCTAGTTCTGGAGTAA